AACGTCCACAAGACCCTGGGCACGCCCCACGGCGGCGGCGGCCCCGGCTGCGGTCCCGTGGGCGTGGGCGAGCGCCTGCTGCCCTTCCTGCCCGCGCCGCGTGTGCGCAAGGCCGAGGACGGCAGCTATGCGCTGGACTACGACCTGCCGCAGAGCATCGGCCATATCGGCCCCTTCTATGGCAGCTTCGGCGTGGTGCTGAAGGCCCTGGCCTACATGATGCGCCTGGGCGCCGAGGGCCTGACCCGCGCGGCCGAGTTCGCCAGCCTCAATGCCAACTATCTGCGCAAAAAGCTGGAAGGCGTGCTGGACGTGCCCTTCGACCGCATCTGCGCCCACGAGTTCGTGGCCTCCGCGCCCGAAGGCCTGCGCGCCCTGGACATCGCCAAGGCCCTGCTGGACCGCGGCTTCCACGCGCCCACGGTCTACTTCCCGCTCATCGTCCATGAATGCCTCATGGCCGAGCCCACGGAGACCGAGAGCAAGCAGACCCTGGATGCCTACATCGAGGCCCTGCGCGAGATCGTGGCCCTGGGCAAGTCCGATCCCCAGCAGCTGCTGGATGCCCCGGTGAAGATGCCCGTGCGCCGCCTGGACGAGACCGCGGCCGCGCGCCACATGATCCTTACGGAAGATATGGCATAGCGGGCAGGGCGCCCCCGTCCTCCGGCACGGAGCGGCGTCCCGCCTGCCATGCCCCTGTCACGGCGGTCCTTCGGGGCCGCCGTTGTTTTTGGGGGAGCAGGGGGACGGGAGGGCAGGGGGCCGGCAGATCGGCGCATGGAGTGCATCGCAGGCAGGATGCCTTCCGCCGCTGCCCTTGCCACTTTCTTTTTAAGAATATATCCTGATAAAAAAGGAGGCATCATGAACTACTGGTTGTTCAAGAGCGAGCCGGGCTGCTATTCCTGGCAGGATCTGGAAGCCGCGCCCGGACAGACCACGTCCTGGGACGGCGTGCGCAATTATCAGGCCCGCAATTTCATGAAAGCCATGAAAAAGGGCGACCTGGGCTTTTTCTACCACAGCGGTGCGGACCCCTCCATCGTGGGCGTGGTGGAGGTGGTGCGCGAGGCCTATCCCGACCATACGGCGCAGGACCCCGAGAACAATCATTTCGACCCCCGGGCCACGCCGGAAAAGCCCATCTGGGAGATGGTGGACGTGCGCCTGCACAAAGCCCTGCCCGCCCTGAGCCGCAAGGAGCTGGCCGGGCACGCCGCCCTGGCAGGCATGGAACTCATGCGCCGGGGCAGTCGGCTCTCCGTCCAGCCGGTAAGCGCGGAAGCCTTTGAATATATTATGCATCTGGCGGATGAGAAAAAATAGACAATCCCGGCGGCCACAGGGGGCGCTGAAAAAGTGTTGCCGGGAGCCTCTGGACAGGATATAAAAAAATTTTTTTTGTTTTGATTCCTTATCTTGAAGATAGGTGGACAGGAAAACAACTGCCGTAATGTGTACAATGCAGAGACTGTTGCATATGGTTTCTTTCTCTCTTGTGTGTTTTTTCTTTGGAAAAATTTGATTGTATCATCTGTGTTGCCTTCTTTTTTGTACATTTTTCCTTAGTAAAAGGAGCCTGATAGTCGAAAAATATATTTTATAAAATATTTTTAAAAATACAAGAAGAGGGAGATCCCTTTTTTTCTTTGCAACATCAGATTGGGGAGCAGTTTTACCTTTTCAAAAAAAGAAATTCTTGCTAAAAAAATTCATTCGGCCCGGATCAACCTGTCCGTCGGAGCAGGCCTTGCTGCGTGCTCTTTTTTTCGTGTTCCGGGTAGATTGGGTGCAGGCCCGGTCGGGAGCCCGGGTTGATGAGCATATTTCATGAGTAACAGGAGGCCCTTATGGCAAGCCAGGCGCTTATCAAAGAATTTGAAGATCTCCTCGGCAAGGAAAACGTGTTCAGCTCCGAAGCTGACCGCCAGAGTTATTCCTATGATTCCGCGGTGCTGCCCCCCGTGGTGCCCGCTTTCGCGCTGCGTCCCACCACCACCGAGCAGCTCGGCATCTGCGTGAAGAAACTCTATGATTACGGCATCCCCATGACCGTGCGCGGCGCCGGCACCAACCTGTCCGGCGGCACCATCCCTGACAGCAAGGAAAGCGTGGTCATCCTGACCAACGGTCTGAACCGCATCCTTGAGATCAACTCCGACGACCTGTACGCCGTGGTGGAACCCGGCGTGGTCACGGCCGACTTCGCCGCCGCTGTTGCCCAGAAGAACCTTTTCTACCCCCCGGATCCGGGGTCTCAGGCCGTATCCACCCTGGCCGGCAACATCGCCGAGAACGCCGGCGGTCTGCGCGGCCTGAAATACGGCGTCACCAAGGACTATCTGATGGGCCTGGAATTCTTTGACGCCACCGGCGAACTGGTCAAGACCGGTTCCCGCACCGTCAAATGCGTCACCGGCTACAACCTGGCCGGCATGATGCTGCAGTCCGAAGGCACCCTGGGCGTCATCTCCCAGGCCGTGCTCAAGCTGGTGCCCCCGCCGAAGGCCTCCAAGGCCCTGATGGCCGTGTTCGACGACATGCAGAAGGCCGCCGAAGCCGTGGCCGGCATCATCGCCGCCCACGTGGTGCCCTGTACGCTGGAATTCCTGGACAACAACACCATCGTGCGCGTGGACGACTACACCAAGGCCGGCCTGCCCCGTGACGCTGCGGCCATCCTGCTCATCGAGGTGGACGGCCATCCCGCTCAGGTGGCTGACGAAGCCGTGGTGGTGGAACGCGTGCTGCAGCAGACCGGCGCCGTGGCCGTGCATGTGGCCAAGGACGCTGCCGAAAAGTTCAAGCTGTGGGAAGCCCGCCGCCAGGCCCTGCCCGTGCTGGCCCGCTGCAAGCCCACCACCGTGCTGGAAGACGCCACCGTGCCGCGCTCCCAGATCCCTGCCATGATGAAGGCCGTCAACGACATCGCCAAGAAGTACAATGTCGAAGTGGGCACCTTCGGTCATGCCGGTGACGGCAACCTGCATCCCACCTTCCTGTGCGACAAGC
This is a stretch of genomic DNA from Desulfovibrio piger. It encodes these proteins:
- a CDS encoding FAD-binding oxidoreductase, which codes for MASQALIKEFEDLLGKENVFSSEADRQSYSYDSAVLPPVVPAFALRPTTTEQLGICVKKLYDYGIPMTVRGAGTNLSGGTIPDSKESVVILTNGLNRILEINSDDLYAVVEPGVVTADFAAAVAQKNLFYPPDPGSQAVSTLAGNIAENAGGLRGLKYGVTKDYLMGLEFFDATGELVKTGSRTVKCVTGYNLAGMMLQSEGTLGVISQAVLKLVPPPKASKALMAVFDDMQKAAEAVAGIIAAHVVPCTLEFLDNNTIVRVDDYTKAGLPRDAAAILLIEVDGHPAQVADEAVVVERVLQQTGAVAVHVAKDAAEKFKLWEARRQALPVLARCKPTTVLEDATVPRSQIPAMMKAVNDIAKKYNVEVGTFGHAGDGNLHPTFLCDKRDKEEFARVEAAVDEMFDVAISLHGTLSGEHGIGTAKARWLEKETSRGTILFSQRLRRALDPKGLLNPTKLVGI
- a CDS encoding EVE domain-containing protein, translating into MNYWLFKSEPGCYSWQDLEAAPGQTTSWDGVRNYQARNFMKAMKKGDLGFFYHSGADPSIVGVVEVVREAYPDHTAQDPENNHFDPRATPEKPIWEMVDVRLHKALPALSRKELAGHAALAGMELMRRGSRLSVQPVSAEAFEYIMHLADEKK